The following are encoded in a window of Staphylospora marina genomic DNA:
- the hisH gene encoding imidazole glycerol phosphate synthase subunit HisH, with amino-acid sequence MIAIIDYGMGNLYSLEKALERLGHSSVVTSDPDVLRHADLMILPGVGAFGDAMRELEQRELAGAIRREALAGRPLLGICLGMQLLFTGSDEHGFHQGLHLLPGHVVRLEGDFPVPHMGWNWLSFRHPHKLFRGLDEGHVYFVHSYHVRAANEEDVIAVTDYHGPIAAIVARGNIVGMQFHPEKSGQLGLDLLDRCVRMAHAGVSA; translated from the coding sequence ATGATCGCCATCATCGATTACGGAATGGGCAATCTCTACAGCTTGGAAAAGGCCTTGGAGCGGCTCGGGCATTCTTCCGTCGTCACTTCCGATCCGGACGTGCTCCGCCACGCCGATCTGATGATCCTGCCCGGAGTGGGAGCGTTCGGGGACGCCATGCGGGAACTGGAACAGCGGGAACTGGCCGGGGCCATTCGCCGGGAAGCGCTGGCCGGCAGACCCCTGTTGGGGATCTGTCTGGGCATGCAGCTTCTGTTCACCGGCAGCGACGAACACGGTTTCCACCAGGGGCTCCATCTGCTCCCGGGTCACGTCGTGCGGCTGGAAGGGGATTTTCCCGTTCCGCACATGGGCTGGAACTGGCTGTCGTTCCGGCATCCGCACAAGTTGTTCCGGGGACTGGACGAGGGACACGTCTACTTTGTGCACTCCTATCACGTCCGGGCCGCCAACGAGGAAGACGTGATCGCCGTCACCGACTACCACGGACCGATCGCCGCCATCGTGGCGCGCGGAAACATCGTCGGGATGCAGTTTCACCCGGAAAAAAGCGGGCAGCTGGGGCTGGATCTGTTGGACCGGTGTGTCCGGATGGCCCATGCGGGGGTGAGCGCATGA
- the hisIE gene encoding bifunctional phosphoribosyl-AMP cyclohydrolase/phosphoribosyl-ATP diphosphatase HisIE: protein MKIGFDPGRVKFGPDGLVPAVVQDAVSKDVLMVAWMNEEALRRTVESGETWFYSRSRRELWHKGATSGNTQKVVSVAVDCDADTLLVRVLPAGPACHNGTFSCFGDEPPSAVSGRFFPLERLERVIARREAERPEGSYTTYLFERGLDKILKKVGEEAAETIIAAKNGSDDELRMETADLLYHLLVLLRERKLPLDDVLAELDRRAAGGKTGS from the coding sequence GTGAAAATCGGGTTTGACCCGGGCCGTGTCAAATTCGGTCCGGACGGTCTCGTTCCCGCCGTGGTGCAGGACGCCGTGAGCAAGGATGTGCTCATGGTGGCCTGGATGAACGAAGAAGCGCTCAGACGCACCGTCGAGAGCGGCGAAACGTGGTTTTACAGCCGTTCCCGCCGGGAGCTTTGGCACAAGGGTGCCACCTCCGGAAACACCCAGAAAGTGGTCTCCGTCGCCGTCGACTGCGATGCGGACACGTTGCTCGTTCGCGTCCTGCCTGCCGGTCCCGCCTGTCACAACGGAACGTTCAGCTGTTTCGGCGATGAACCACCCTCCGCGGTATCGGGAAGATTTTTTCCGCTGGAGCGGTTGGAACGCGTGATCGCCCGACGCGAGGCGGAGCGCCCGGAGGGGTCCTACACCACCTATCTGTTCGAACGGGGATTGGACAAAATCCTCAAGAAAGTGGGCGAAGAAGCAGCCGAGACCATCATCGCCGCCAAGAACGGATCCGACGACGAACTGCGCATGGAAACCGCCGATCTTCTCTATCATTTGCTGGTCTTGTTGCGGGAGCGGAAGCTGCCGCTGGATGACGTGCTGGCAGAGCTCGATCGTCGGGCCGCCGGCGGAAAAACGGGATCTTGA
- the hisB gene encoding imidazoleglycerol-phosphate dehydratase HisB gives MNQPLRASRVQRQTAETDVSLELVLDGTGQTDLNTGVPFLEHMLEQVARHGRFDLTVRAKGDIEIDDHHTVEDVAICLGRAFREALGDKRGIRRYGNAFVPMDEALAQAAVDISGRPHFEFRGEFPRSQVGTFDVELVHEFFWKLALEGRMTLHVILHYGRNTHHMIEACFKALGRALDEATALDPRIQGVPSSKGVLE, from the coding sequence ATGAATCAGCCTCTTCGCGCATCCCGCGTGCAGCGACAGACCGCGGAAACCGACGTGTCGCTGGAACTGGTACTGGACGGAACGGGGCAAACGGACCTGAACACCGGCGTGCCGTTTCTCGAGCACATGCTGGAGCAGGTTGCCCGGCACGGTCGATTCGATCTGACCGTTCGCGCCAAGGGGGACATCGAGATCGACGATCATCACACGGTGGAAGACGTGGCGATTTGCCTCGGGCGGGCTTTCCGGGAAGCGCTCGGGGACAAACGGGGCATCCGCCGGTACGGAAACGCGTTCGTCCCCATGGACGAGGCTCTCGCCCAGGCGGCGGTCGACATCTCCGGCCGACCCCACTTCGAATTCCGCGGGGAATTCCCCCGGAGCCAGGTCGGTACCTTCGATGTGGAGCTGGTTCACGAGTTCTTCTGGAAACTGGCGCTGGAAGGCCGGATGACCCTGCATGTCATCCTTCATTACGGACGAAACACCCATCACATGATCGAAGCCTGTTTCAAGGCGCTGGGACGCGCCCTTGACGAGGCCACGGCCCTCGATCCGCGGATACAGGGGGTTCCGTCGTCGAAAGGGGTACTGGAATGA
- the hisF gene encoding imidazole glycerol phosphate synthase subunit HisF, with protein sequence MIAKRIIPCLDVKDGRVVKGVSFEGLRDAGDPVELASRYDREGADELVFLDISASAEGRQTMIDVVRQAAGELRIPFTVGGGIRTVDDMFELLRAGADKVSVNTSAVLDPSLIEAGARRFGSQCIVVAIDAKRDEELGDWLVYTHGGKRATSLRAREWAREVVERGAGEILLTSMDQDGRKNGFDLELIGLIVDSVKVPVIASGGAGHASHFIDLFTNTGASAGLAASIFHYGEVTLAEVKAALKAEGVEVR encoded by the coding sequence ATGATCGCCAAACGGATCATTCCCTGTCTGGACGTGAAAGACGGGCGGGTGGTGAAAGGGGTCTCGTTCGAAGGCTTGCGTGATGCCGGAGATCCGGTGGAGCTGGCTTCCCGCTACGACCGCGAAGGGGCGGATGAGCTGGTGTTTCTCGATATCTCCGCATCGGCGGAAGGGCGCCAAACGATGATCGACGTGGTGCGCCAGGCGGCGGGGGAACTGCGCATTCCTTTCACCGTCGGCGGCGGCATCCGGACGGTGGACGACATGTTCGAGCTGCTCCGGGCCGGGGCGGACAAAGTGTCGGTCAACACATCCGCCGTGCTGGATCCCTCTTTGATCGAAGCGGGTGCCCGCCGGTTCGGCAGCCAATGCATCGTCGTGGCCATCGACGCCAAGCGCGACGAGGAGCTCGGGGACTGGCTGGTGTACACCCACGGCGGCAAGCGGGCCACGAGCCTTCGGGCCCGCGAGTGGGCGAGGGAAGTCGTGGAACGGGGAGCGGGGGAAATCCTGCTCACCAGCATGGACCAGGATGGACGCAAAAACGGCTTTGATCTGGAGCTGATTGGACTCATCGTCGACAGCGTCAAGGTTCCGGTGATCGCCTCCGGCGGGGCGGGACATGCGTCCCACTTCATCGACCTGTTCACGAACACCGGAGCCTCCGCGGGATTGGCCGCTTCCATTTTCCACTACGGGGAAGTCACCCTCGCCGAAGTGAAAGCGGCGCTGAAAGCGGAAGGAGTGGAAGTGCGGTGA
- the hisD gene encoding histidinol dehydrogenase — MIRIIRPDEWNRSIDGPEHARKAWEAVNGIIQVVRRRGDEALKELTARFDGARLESIRVEERETDEAWRRVDPEILRALELAADRIRAYHEKQRERSWFEPEPDGTVLGQLVRPLERVGVYVPGGRAAYPSSVLMNVIPAKVAGVRDIIMMTPPGPDGSVPDVVLAAARVAGVTAVFKAGGAQAVAALAYGTESVPRVDKIVGPGNLYVALAKRAVFGQVDIDSIAGPSEIAVVADDSARPAFVAADLLSQAEHDPLASSVLITPDETLARKVREELQKQCENLPRREIAERSIREQGAIILVNDLEEAFETVNRIAPEHLEIMVRHPWEWLGKVKHAGAVFLGPWSSEPVGDYLAGPNHVLPTSGTARFFSPLGVGDFLKRTSVISFSREALKRLGPDVIRLAEAEGLTGHAEAVRIRLTEGENG; from the coding sequence ATGATTCGCATCATTCGTCCCGACGAATGGAACCGGTCCATCGACGGGCCGGAACATGCCCGGAAAGCCTGGGAAGCGGTGAACGGGATCATTCAAGTCGTCAGGCGGCGCGGGGATGAGGCCCTCAAGGAGCTGACCGCCCGCTTTGACGGTGCCCGGTTGGAATCAATCAGGGTGGAGGAGAGGGAAACGGACGAGGCATGGCGCCGCGTCGACCCCGAGATTCTCCGCGCCCTGGAGCTGGCGGCGGACCGGATCCGGGCGTATCACGAAAAGCAGCGGGAACGATCCTGGTTTGAACCCGAACCGGACGGGACCGTGCTCGGTCAGCTGGTGCGCCCGTTGGAGCGCGTGGGGGTCTACGTGCCGGGAGGTCGGGCCGCCTATCCTTCCTCCGTGCTCATGAACGTCATTCCCGCAAAGGTGGCGGGTGTCCGCGACATCATCATGATGACGCCGCCCGGTCCGGACGGATCGGTGCCCGACGTGGTCCTGGCCGCCGCCCGGGTGGCGGGAGTGACGGCGGTGTTCAAGGCGGGGGGTGCGCAGGCGGTGGCCGCCCTCGCCTACGGAACGGAAAGCGTTCCGCGGGTGGACAAGATCGTGGGGCCGGGGAATCTGTACGTGGCCCTCGCCAAACGGGCCGTGTTCGGACAGGTGGACATCGACAGCATCGCCGGTCCGTCCGAAATCGCCGTGGTGGCGGACGATTCGGCCCGGCCTGCGTTCGTGGCGGCCGATCTGCTTTCCCAGGCGGAACATGATCCGCTCGCTTCATCCGTCCTGATCACTCCCGATGAAACATTGGCCCGGAAGGTCCGGGAGGAGCTGCAAAAGCAGTGCGAAAACCTGCCGCGCCGGGAGATCGCCGAACGATCGATCCGTGAACAGGGCGCGATCATCCTGGTGAACGACCTGGAGGAAGCGTTTGAGACGGTCAACCGGATCGCTCCCGAACATCTGGAGATCATGGTCCGCCACCCCTGGGAGTGGCTCGGCAAGGTGAAACATGCCGGAGCGGTGTTCCTCGGACCATGGAGTTCCGAGCCGGTGGGGGATTACCTGGCCGGTCCCAACCACGTGTTGCCGACGAGCGGGACGGCGCGGTTCTTTTCCCCGCTCGGCGTCGGGGATTTCCTCAAGCGGACCAGCGTCATCTCGTTCAGCCGCGAGGCCTTGAAGCGGCTGGGACCGGACGTGATCCGGCTGGCGGAAGCGGAAGGCCTCACCGGCCACGCGGAAGCCGTCCGCATTCGGCTGACGGAAGGAGAGAATGGATGA
- the hisG gene encoding ATP phosphoribosyltransferase encodes MKKLIVAMPKGRLMEETFGLFRAAGLPVPAPDDLSSRRLTVPSPGGEAEFLLVKPSDVSVYVEYGAADLGVAGKDVLLEESRDVYELLDLGVGRCRLSVAGRPGWVPGLRSRVATKYPSVARRYFRERGEQVEVITLSGSVELAPAAGLADRIVDIVSTGTTLRENGLTELEIIREITARLIANRASYRMKSREIGHWVDRLAETVREEVPR; translated from the coding sequence ATGAAAAAACTGATCGTGGCCATGCCCAAAGGAAGATTGATGGAGGAGACGTTCGGTTTGTTCAGGGCTGCCGGACTTCCCGTTCCCGCACCGGACGACTTGTCTTCCCGCCGGCTCACCGTGCCGTCACCCGGAGGAGAGGCGGAATTTCTCCTGGTGAAACCGTCCGACGTTTCGGTCTATGTGGAGTACGGAGCGGCCGATCTGGGGGTGGCAGGGAAAGACGTTTTGCTTGAAGAATCCCGGGATGTGTATGAGCTCCTGGATCTGGGCGTCGGACGCTGCCGCTTGTCCGTGGCGGGACGCCCCGGCTGGGTTCCGGGTCTCAGATCCCGCGTGGCCACCAAATATCCGTCCGTTGCCAGGCGGTATTTCCGGGAGCGGGGCGAGCAGGTCGAGGTGATCACCTTGAGCGGGTCGGTGGAGCTGGCTCCGGCCGCCGGTTTGGCCGACCGGATCGTCGACATCGTGTCCACCGGCACCACGCTCCGTGAGAACGGATTGACGGAACTGGAAATCATCCGGGAAATCACGGCCAGGCTGATCGCCAACCGGGCCAGCTACCGGATGAAAAGCCGGGAGATCGGTCACTGGGTGGATCGGTTGGCTGAAACGGTTCGCGAGGAGGTGCCCCGATGA
- the hisA gene encoding 1-(5-phosphoribosyl)-5-[(5-phosphoribosylamino)methylideneamino]imidazole-4-carboxamide isomerase — MNGFDLYPAIDILGGKCVRLVRGDYTRETVYAENPVDMALRWVEQGAAWLHVVDLDAAKSGTPVNDRIIRDICARVPVPVQVGGGVRDIARIEALLEAGVSRVIMGSAAVDRPDVMAEALKRYKDRIAVGIDAKDGRVATHGWLEVTDVPAEVLALEMARLGAERFVYTDISRDGTLSGVSLESTVRLAEACGKPVIASGGVRSVEDLRNLAALKDRGIAGAIIGKALYTGAVRMDEALRAVGGDAA; from the coding sequence ATGAACGGGTTTGACCTGTATCCCGCCATCGACATCCTCGGCGGCAAATGCGTCCGCCTCGTCCGGGGAGATTACACCCGGGAAACGGTGTACGCGGAAAATCCCGTCGACATGGCGCTCCGCTGGGTGGAACAGGGAGCCGCCTGGCTTCACGTGGTCGATTTGGACGCGGCCAAAAGCGGAACCCCCGTCAATGACCGGATCATCCGGGACATCTGTGCGCGCGTGCCCGTCCCGGTGCAAGTGGGGGGAGGCGTTCGCGACATCGCCCGGATCGAGGCGCTCCTCGAAGCCGGGGTGAGTCGGGTCATCATGGGCTCGGCCGCCGTGGACCGCCCCGATGTCATGGCGGAGGCCCTGAAGAGGTACAAAGACCGGATCGCGGTCGGCATCGATGCCAAAGACGGCCGCGTGGCCACGCACGGCTGGCTCGAAGTGACCGATGTTCCGGCGGAAGTCCTGGCCTTGGAAATGGCCCGCCTGGGAGCGGAACGGTTCGTGTACACCGACATTTCCCGGGACGGGACGCTCTCCGGCGTCTCGCTGGAATCCACCGTCCGGTTGGCCGAAGCCTGCGGGAAACCGGTGATTGCCTCCGGCGGCGTCCGTTCGGTGGAAGACCTCCGGAATCTGGCCGCCTTGAAAGATCGCGGCATTGCGGGAGCCATCATCGGAAAGGCCCTGTACACGGGTGCCGTCCGGATGGATGAAGCGCTGCGGGCCGTCGGGGGGGATGCGGCATGA
- the hisZ gene encoding ATP phosphoribosyltransferase regulatory subunit, with amino-acid sequence MRPEMFEKPVGFRDYPPAWIARKRWLERNVEERFRLWGYREIATPSLEFLDTVGEASAIDESRMFKCMDRDGRTLVLRPDQTTPIARMVCSSLKHEPLPLRLYYHAGVFRAQEREAGRDAEFFQSGVELVGASGPEADAEVILLAMEALNACGLDAFRIVLGHVGLLDAWLREAAGDSGSSVLKKRLVRRDWAGFLQALGREVPSASKRERLLAVLRPAEGEEVDRRLRELSAAPEAAGAAADLGTLWNHLRTAGDADRLVFDPCLTGSLGYYTGVYFEGYAEGNGFPLLGGGRYDGLYVRFGRELPATGFALKTDRVMEVSPLVSDEPTRVSVRFSPEMWGEACREARLLRERGSVAVLRPDPSLAEGTVLVTKAGEEESA; translated from the coding sequence ATGAGACCGGAGATGTTTGAAAAGCCGGTGGGATTCAGGGATTACCCGCCGGCATGGATCGCCCGAAAGCGATGGTTGGAACGGAACGTGGAAGAGCGATTCCGTCTGTGGGGATACCGGGAAATCGCCACTCCTTCCCTGGAGTTTCTGGATACGGTGGGGGAAGCGAGTGCCATCGACGAGAGCCGGATGTTCAAATGCATGGACCGGGACGGGCGGACGCTGGTTCTTCGCCCCGACCAGACGACTCCGATCGCCCGGATGGTTTGTTCCTCACTGAAGCATGAACCGCTTCCGCTCCGGCTGTATTATCACGCGGGCGTGTTCCGCGCGCAGGAACGGGAAGCGGGAAGGGATGCGGAATTTTTTCAGTCCGGCGTGGAGTTGGTCGGCGCTTCGGGACCGGAAGCGGATGCCGAGGTGATTTTGCTCGCGATGGAAGCGCTGAACGCGTGCGGCCTCGATGCGTTCCGGATCGTGCTCGGCCACGTGGGGCTTTTGGACGCGTGGCTTCGGGAAGCGGCCGGGGATTCCGGGAGTTCCGTGCTGAAAAAGCGGCTGGTGCGGCGGGATTGGGCGGGGTTTTTGCAAGCCCTCGGGCGGGAAGTGCCGTCCGCTTCGAAGAGAGAGCGTTTGTTGGCGGTCTTGCGCCCCGCCGAAGGGGAAGAAGTGGACCGGCGGCTCCGGGAGTTGTCCGCCGCCCCGGAAGCGGCCGGCGCGGCGGCCGACCTCGGAACGCTGTGGAATCATCTCCGGACCGCCGGGGATGCCGATCGCCTGGTGTTTGATCCCTGCCTGACCGGCAGCCTCGGTTATTACACCGGGGTGTATTTCGAGGGATATGCGGAAGGAAACGGATTCCCCCTGCTGGGAGGCGGGCGCTACGACGGGTTGTACGTCCGCTTCGGCAGGGAGTTGCCGGCGACGGGATTTGCCCTGAAGACGGACCGGGTGATGGAGGTTTCCCCGCTGGTCTCGGATGAGCCGACGCGGGTGTCGGTTCGCTTTTCACCGGAGATGTGGGGAGAAGCCTGCCGGGAGGCCCGGTTGCTTCGGGAGCGGGGAAGCGTCGCGGTGTTGCGTCCGGATCCGTCGCTCGCGGAAGGAACGGTGCTCGTGACGAAGGCGGGAGAGGAGGAGTCCGCATGA
- a CDS encoding tetratricopeptide repeat protein, producing MKRPQADRETNQKVVRLRLDAGFFYDRAVRSLERRQYEKAVKYFRLAVEKEPDNAVNHCNLAGVLSELGRYEESNEVLERVLDEVDPELYECLFYMANNSANMGDFELAEDYLLEYLSLDPDGEFAAEAEEMLGMIAGELGRAPREPMPLQVPAHVQAHEEARRHLEEGRFLLAIDLLEKILRDKPDFLPARNNLALAFYYTGSLDLSLKYISEVLEEDPANLHALCNLAVLSHHVGKAETGDKLVRMLRKLVPVQPDQICKLATTMGILGEHETAFQLFARLARLQGFPEPGLCHYAAVAAWNTGRTDRARRWWKWLLEMEDSDVARFYLERSEEWIRRGETPVLPYHYQLPFEEQLLEMNPDGPDIQSLDRIRANPLLRSSFIWALKHGDKETKRHVLQLLSWIADEEVVQLLRRVIEDPAEDPELKEEARAILIRIGEETPEKRGDEPDEPFEERSPITPNRRWEQVITCLMEHMSDRSEEMKVAGQVLWTAWVIRGPSELSSVRKPEIWAAAVHYLVAKYHDEPLTQKEVAEHYGVSVSSVARAVKLLASVAERCFT from the coding sequence ATGAAACGGCCCCAAGCGGACCGGGAGACCAACCAAAAAGTGGTGCGGCTCAGACTGGACGCGGGATTTTTTTACGACAGAGCCGTGAGGTCCCTGGAACGGCGCCAATATGAAAAAGCCGTCAAGTATTTCAGACTGGCCGTGGAAAAAGAACCGGACAATGCGGTCAATCATTGCAACCTGGCGGGCGTTCTGTCCGAACTGGGGCGCTACGAAGAGTCCAACGAAGTGTTGGAACGGGTTCTCGACGAAGTGGATCCCGAACTCTACGAGTGCCTGTTCTACATGGCCAACAACTCCGCCAACATGGGAGACTTCGAGCTGGCGGAAGACTATTTGCTCGAATACCTTTCGCTGGATCCCGACGGCGAATTTGCCGCCGAGGCGGAAGAAATGCTCGGAATGATCGCCGGAGAGTTGGGACGGGCTCCGCGCGAACCGATGCCGCTTCAGGTGCCCGCCCATGTGCAGGCGCACGAAGAAGCCCGTCGCCATCTGGAAGAAGGGCGTTTCCTTCTCGCGATCGACCTGCTGGAAAAAATCTTGCGGGACAAGCCCGACTTCCTGCCGGCACGCAACAATTTGGCTCTCGCCTTCTATTACACCGGAAGCCTCGATCTATCGTTGAAATATATCTCCGAAGTGCTCGAAGAGGATCCGGCCAATCTGCATGCCCTGTGCAATTTGGCCGTCCTCTCGCATCATGTGGGCAAAGCGGAAACCGGCGACAAGCTGGTGCGGATGCTCCGGAAACTGGTTCCGGTCCAACCGGACCAAATCTGCAAACTGGCCACCACCATGGGCATCCTGGGGGAACATGAGACGGCGTTCCAACTGTTTGCCAGACTGGCGAGATTGCAGGGATTTCCGGAGCCGGGGCTGTGCCACTACGCCGCCGTGGCCGCATGGAACACCGGGAGAACCGACCGGGCCCGACGCTGGTGGAAATGGTTGCTGGAGATGGAAGATTCGGATGTGGCCCGGTTTTACCTGGAACGCAGCGAAGAATGGATCCGCCGCGGCGAAACGCCCGTTTTGCCCTATCATTACCAGTTGCCGTTCGAAGAGCAGCTTCTGGAAATGAATCCGGACGGTCCCGACATTCAGTCCCTGGACCGCATTCGCGCCAACCCCCTGCTCCGTTCTTCGTTCATCTGGGCGCTGAAACACGGTGACAAGGAAACGAAGCGGCACGTGCTTCAATTGCTGTCCTGGATCGCCGATGAAGAGGTGGTTCAGCTGCTTCGGCGTGTCATCGAAGATCCGGCGGAAGATCCGGAACTGAAAGAAGAGGCGCGCGCCATCCTGATCCGGATCGGCGAGGAGACACCCGAAAAACGGGGGGATGAACCCGATGAACCTTTCGAAGAACGGTCGCCGATCACCCCGAACCGGCGCTGGGAGCAGGTGATCACCTGCCTGATGGAGCACATGTCCGACCGTTCCGAAGAGATGAAAGTGGCCGGACAGGTGCTGTGGACCGCATGGGTCATCCGGGGACCGAGCGAACTGTCTTCCGTGCGGAAGCCGGAGATCTGGGCGGCGGCCGTCCACTATCTCGTCGCCAAGTATCACGATGAGCCCTTGACGCAGAAAGAGGTGGCCGAACATTACGGCGTTTCCGTTTCCAGCGTGGCCCGTGCCGTCAAGTTGCTCGCTTCCGTCGCGGAACGCTGCTTCACCTGA